A stretch of Lathyrus oleraceus cultivar Zhongwan6 chromosome 6, CAAS_Psat_ZW6_1.0, whole genome shotgun sequence DNA encodes these proteins:
- the LOC127091223 gene encoding uncharacterized protein LOC127091223 isoform X1: MAFKDCSINREVQKASGVKVSKSFPLSSLASLESLSLPLVQEVVLSGDMKCENCQKRVSDIINKMNEVREGRERGKEQWSLLCLLPLYYIKTFACVFGCKSEEYNRAIDHSDGSIYRVSFD; encoded by the exons ATGGCTTTTAAAGATTGTTCTATAAACAGGGAGGTTCAGAAAGCATCGGGTGTAAAAGTCTCAAAGAGTTTTCCTCTTTCCAGTCTTGCTTCTTTGGAGTCTTTGTCTTTGCCACTG GTGCAGGAGGTTGTTCTTTCTGGTGATATGAAGTGTGAGAACTGCCAGAAGAGAGTTTCTGACATTATTAACAAAATGAATG AGGTTAGAGAAGGGAGAGAGAGAGGAAAAGAGCAGTGGTCCTTACTGTGTTTGTTGCCACTTTATTATATAAAGACCTTTGCATGCGTTTTTGGCTGCAAGTCAGAGGAATATAATAGAGCCATAGACCATAGTGATGGCAGCATATATAGAGTTTCTTTTGATTAA